In the Passer domesticus isolate bPasDom1 chromosome 4, bPasDom1.hap1, whole genome shotgun sequence genome, one interval contains:
- the LOC135298437 gene encoding serine/threonine-protein kinase PAK 3-like gives MLKMLVSEGDPEAKYTELETLGKGGFGTVCMAVETATGEEVAIKKISLLQESSSELCLNEIQVMRGSKNANLVNYVDSYLVDEELWLVMEYMDGGSLHDVIRETRMAEGEIAAVSRECLQGLDFLHSKQVIHRDIKSHNILLGLDGSVKLADFGLAAQLTTEQNKRRSAVGTTYWMAPEIFTRKPYGPKVDIWSFGIVGIEMVDGAPPYLMKTFRTVQQLISTGAPPKLQKPRQQSAWLRDFLHCCLERDEDRRWSAQELLQHPFVTSAKPASSLTPLIMATQEFMADRRY, from the exons ATGCTGA AGATGCTGGTGAGCGAGGGAGATCCTGAGGCTAAATACACAGAACTGGAAACTCTTGGCAAAGG gggTTTCGGCactgtgtgcatggcagtggAGACTGCCACAGGAGAAGAG GTGGCCATCAAGAAAATTAGTCTCCTGCAAGAGAGCAGCAGCGAGCTGTGCCTGAATGAAATCCAGGTCATGCGTGGCAGTAAGAATGCCAACCTTGTGAACTATGTAGACAG CTACCTGGTGGATGAGGAACTCTGGCTGGTGATGGAATACATGGACGGAGGTTCTTTACATGATGTCATCAGGGAGACTCGCATGGCAGAAGGAGAGATAGCAGCTGTCTCTCGGGAG tgcctgcaaggcctggaTTTCCTGCACTCCAAGCAAGTGATCCACCGAGATATCAAAAGCCACAACATTCTCCTGGGCTTGGATGGATCAGTCAAGTTGG ctgattttggccttgCTGCTCAGCTCACCACCGAGCAGAACAAACGGAGATCAGCTGTTGGAACAACTTACTGGATGGCGCCAGAAATTTTCACCAGGAAGCCctatggccccaaagtggacatctgGTCCTTTGGCATCGTGGGGATCGAGATGGTGGACGGAGCGCCTCCGTACCTGATGAAAACCTTCCGCACG gtTCAACAGCTGATAAGCACCGGGGCCCCCCCGAAGCTGcagaagcccaggcagcagtcgGCGTGGCTGCGAGActttctgcactgctgcctggagagggacGAGGACAGGCGCTGGTCTGCCcaggaacttctgcag